The genomic window AGGCAAATGCGCAACAAAGTTGCTGCAGTATCTCTCTGTGGGAATTCCCGTTGTCTGTTCCCCTGTGGGCGTGCATAACGAAATTATCCAGGAAGGGGTAAATGGCCTTTTTGCTGCCTCCGCGCAAGAATGGGTCGAAAAGATCGGTCTTCTTATAAAGGACAAGCTCCTTCGGGAACGTATCGGACTGGAAGGGATGAAAACGGTAGAATCTTCCTATTCCTTAAAAGCAAACCTACCAAAAGTTATCAATATCATAAAAGAACGTTATCATACATGAAGATACTTTATATATACTCAGATTATAAATGGACAGGGCCATCTCAACCCATCGTTGAATTGTGCAATTTTATGAGTGAAAAAGCAGGAGTTTGTTTACTTATGAGCACACCGAAGCGCCCTGAAAACAGGTTTGTTGCCCAAGTCAGGACCGACAGAATTCATCTTATGCAGGGACTGCAAAAGCGTGACGGTATTGGTTCGCTCATAAAAAACAGAAGGTTAATCCTGCAGAGTATCCGTCAGGTTAAACCTGATGTAATTCATTTCTTTCGCGAACGGGACCTGGCTACCCTTCCCGGGAATTCTAAAAATTTTGTGAAGGTATTTTCAAGCCTTAAGAGCGCTTATCCCGGGAGATTGAAAAGAATCCTTTGGAATACCGCAAATATAATAACGGTTTTTCAGAAAAAACTCCATGATGAATTACTCCGGAACTCGGGCAAGGTTGTCTATATAAAACCGTGGTTAGATCTGCAGCAGATACCGGCACACCATCAAAATGTTCGGCCTGCATTTGGATTACACGCAGAAGATTTTGTCGTAGGCCTTGTCATGCGCGTTCAACCATACAGAAGATTTGATCTGATTATTGAAACCGCAAAACTGGTAAAGGAATCGAAGAAAAGAATCAAGTTTTTACTGTTTGGGAAAGGGCCGTATCTTCAGAAACTTGTCATGGATCCTCTAAAAAAATATGGGCTTGAAGCGGTGATAATCCCCGGTGGATACCGAAAAGATGATTACTGGGATGCTCTTTATTCTTTTGATATCATGTTGTATACGGTAGCAGGTTCTGACGGAACTGCGCGCGCTCTCAGGCAATGTCAGGCTATAGGAAAACCGATCGTCTGTTTACACGATGATTTCATGCAGGAAATTGTTCATGACGGGGTAAACGGTTTTGTTGTTCGTCATGATCCGGCGGAAATAATGAAAAAAATTGATGCCTTGTATTCAGAGAGAAATATGCTCATCGATTTTTCGAAAAGATCGGAGCATCAGGGAAAGACTTACGATCTTAACAAAATCGGGCAAGAAATATATGCACTCTACGAGAGCACATTGAGACGAAAAATATGAAATCTTTCACCGGAAATCAGCGCGTCTCAAAATAGCGCCATGAATGACAAGAATTCCCTAGTTAGTGTAATCGTACCTACCTATAACAGCGCCCGTTTCTTGCCGGAATCCGTGGGATCAATCTTGGCGCAGACGTACCACCCGTACGAGATTATTGTAGTCGATGATGGATCAACAGATAACACCAAAGAAGTTTTGCGTCCGTTTATGCAACGGATAAAGTGCATTCATTTAGAACAAAATAAAGGATCTCCCACGGCCAGAAATATCGGTATCCAAGCAGCTCGGGGCGCTTACATAGCCTTTATTGATGGAGACGACCTTTGGTTTCCAGAAAAATTACAGACCGATATCGGGCATTTCTCTCAGCACCCCGATATCAGCATGGTATACTCAAAGCATCTCAATATCGATGAAAAGGGGGTGGTCTCCGATGACGCCGTGAAGAAGCGGTTACCATCGGGCAAAATATTTATCCAGCTCTTTTCTGAACAAAATTTTATCCTTACCTCATCCGTAGTGGTGCGAAAGGAAGTGTTTGAAACGACGGGTTTATTCGATGAACAGCTGTTTAATTGCCAGGACTGGGATATGTGGTTGCGGATCGCCTTCTCTTTTCAGGTTGCGGGAATTAATAAACCCCTGGTGAAATACCGGCACAATCCTGGTTCTTTGAGCAAGAACCGGGAGAATGTCTTGAAATATCAAAAACAGGTTATTGATAAAACCTATACGGCATTCAAGGACACAACGTGCGGAATAAGTGAAAAACTTTACCAAAAGCGGCTTGCTTCACATCATGCGAAGGCCGGACGGTATTATGCACGAACAGGGAAGAAACGTCTGGCGCACGAAAATTTCCGTCTTTCTTTGAAACATGATCCACTCAATCTCAGAACGCTGAGATATTATTTTCAATGCTGGTGATTTTTCACAACACGGAGCTTTGCGGCATTTACTTACTCTTCAAATTTTCCATTTTCTGCATTTACTGCAGGAAAAGAAATTATGGTCAAAACAAAGAAAAAACGGGGAGGGTTATGGCGGAAACATCCCTTCCCTTATTATTTGAATAAAAAGATCCGCGGTCTGCTCATGAGGACGATCAACCTGTTTCTGGGTGAGGTAAGGAAGGAAAAAGTCAGTCTCCCAGGAGAGGAGATAAAAAAGATCTTGCTGGTGCGAATCAACTTTCGCATAGGCAATGCCATCCTGGCAATACCGGCCATAAGTATATTTCAGAAAAATTTTCCCCATGCCAGGATTGATTTTGCCGGAGCCCCTGTATCAGGAGTGCTGTATCAGCACCTGCCTGTTAACCAGCGCTATAGCATAACCCGTAAATTCCCAGGTATTTTATGGTCATATTTTTCTCTCTTATACAAAATCCGGTCTATGAAGTATGATCTGGCAGTTGATGTGAGTTGTTCACAGTCGATGACGAGTTCTCTTGTTGTGGGATTTTCCGGAGCACGTATTCGTGCCGGATCTCAGGGAAAATGGGATTACTGGTTTACTATTTCCGTCCCAAGACCAGCCGAAACAAATAAGTATAAAGTGTTGCCCGTATTTTTTCGCACCATGGGAATGGAAACACAGCAGATATTACCACAACTGATATTGTCTCCCGAAGAAAAGGCCAAAGGGAAAGGGAAGGTAATGGCACTCATAGAGCTGAATCACGTTCCGATCGTTGGAGTTTTTGTTGGGGGAAGAAAGTCTAAAGGGAAAAAATGGCCGGTAGAAAATTTCCTGGAACTGATTACCACCCTTCGTGCTCAGGGGATGCGTGTCATCGTTTTTTTTGGACCCGACGAGAAAGAATTGATGGTATTGTTTAGACAATCCCTGGGGAAAGATGTTCCCCTTGTTTTTGAATCCTCTTTGAGAATATTTGCATCCATGGTCGCGCATTGCAATCTCTTCATTGCCTGTGATAGTGGTCCCATGCACCTCTCCTGTGCCCTGGGTGTGCGTACCATTGCACTCTTTCTCAAGGGCAATTTTCATCACTGGGGTCCTCCTCCGGAGATTGCACACATCATTTACCGTACAGAAGGAATCCGGGTCGAAGATATTGTGGAAGTCGCTGTTGCTGAGGTGGGTAACGTCACGCCTTCTTAATTTCTCTTTTTATCCTTTTTCTATGATTGCCCTGAATTTTATCATTATAAACTGGAACACGAGACAATTATTACTCGATTGTATCAGTTCCGTTTATACAACGGTCACCGGCCTTAAGTACCAGATATACGTCGTTGACAATGGTTCTCAGGATGAAAGCATTAAAGCCGTGCATGACCAATTTCCCCGGGTTTGCGTGATAGAAAACCGGGAGAACAGGGGATTTGCTGCCGCCGTGAACCAGGCATTGGAGAAAAATAGCACCGCAGATGCGTATAGTGTGTTACTCAATACCGATACCCTTTTACAGAGAGGCGCCATATCGGAAATGTATTCATTCATGGAACAGCATAAAGACGCCGGAATTGCTGGCGCACAATTGCAGAAACCCGACGGCACACGGCAGCATAGCTATGATAATTATCCGACCCTGGCAACGGAACTTTTTAACAAGAGTTTATTGCGATGGCTCTTTCCCAAAAAATATCCCAGCAAAAAGGCGCAGGCAACGCAACCGGTGGAAGTAGAATCCGTTATCGGGGCATGTATGATGATAAGGAACAAGGCGATAGAGGATGTTGGGAAATTGGATGAAGCTTACTTCTTTTTCCTCGAGGAAACCGATTGGTGTTATCGCATGCAAAAGGCAGGCTGGAAAGTGTATCATATACCGGACGCAAGGGTTATTCATCTGGGTGGACAGAGCAAGAAGAGAGCTCCCTGGCAATCGCAGGTGGAGTATTGCCGTTCCTTGTATCTGTTTTTTAGGAAAAACAGAAGCGCCTTTTCATATCTCATGCTTCGAATATTCTATCTGGTAAAAATTAGTCTGAATTTAGCCGTAAATGCCGTGGGTAATGTGTTGCTGTTCTTTCAGAATAAAAAATTACGCTACCGGCTGTCAATATACTACAAACTCTTTTTGTGGCATCTTTTCTTATGCCCCGATGGGATGGGTTTAAAACCCCCGAACTCGAACAACAAGTGGCAAGAGAAAATTCATCATTCATCGCGTTAACGTACCAAACAGAGTAAGGTCTGTTGCCTCATGTATCAAAACATTTACCAGTCTTCCCACGAAATCCAGCGAGCCATTGAAAACGACGATGTGGTTTTGCCGGGTACGGCCTGATAATTTATTTGTATCCGACTTGCTGGCTCCTTCTGCAAGCACCTGCACTACCCTCCCGATCAGCTTCTTGTTCTCTTCGAGGCTGATGCCTTTTTGCAATTCCAGCAGTTTCATATTTCGCGCTCTTTTTATCTCATCGGACACGTCATCCTTGAGTCCGGCTGCTTTTGTGCCGGTACGAGGGGAGTACTTGAAGATGAAACAGTTCTGGAAACGTATCTCTTCCATGAGCCGGACGGTTTCCTGGAAATCCGCATCCGTTTCACCCGGAAAGCCCACAATGAAGTCGCTGGCTACCATGATATGGGGAATCAGTTCCCTTGCATACGAGATCAAATCACGGTAATAGCTTACAGAATAGCCGCGCCGCATTCTAGCAAGGATTTGATCGGAGCCCGATTGTGCAGGCATGTGCAAGTGTTCACAGACCTTTCCCAAACGGCTTATGGTGCGGATGAGGTCGCGGGACATGTCGGCAGGATGAGAGGTCACAAACCGAATCCGTTCGAGCCCAGCCAGGTCGTCCAATTCGGATAGCAGGTCTCCCAGGGTAACGCCTCCCGGCAGGCCTTTTCCATACGAATTAATATTTTGTCCCAGGAGGGTAATCTCTTTGCAGCCGTTTGAGACAAGGGATTGCACCTCTTCTTTTACATCGGCGATAGTGCGGCTAATCTCCCGTCCGCGCACGTAGGGCACGATACAATAAGAACAATAGTTATCGCAGCCCCGCATAACCGTAACGAATGCCTGATACCTGTTCGGCCGGTATGCCACAGCCCTTTTTACGTTAACGATGTGATCTTCGTCTATGGCAAGGACATGCGATCCGTGATTTCTGATGTTAAGAATCAGTTCTGGCAGACGTGAAAACATACGGGTGCCGCAGACCAGGTCTACATGGGGCATACGCTTAAAAATTGCCTCCCCGTCTTTTTGTGCCATGCAACCGAGGACGCCCACAATAACTTCAGGGCGTTTTTTCTTTAATGTCTTCAGTGCTCCCAAATGAGAATACACCTTGTCTTCCGCATGCTGGCGTACGCTGCAGGTATTGAATAAAATCACATCTGCCTCATCAACTGCATCGACAATCTTGTAGCCATCTTCCTGCAACAACCCTAACGAAAGCTCAGCATCGAGCTTATTCATCTGACAGCCAAAGGTTTCAAAAAAAACGGTCTTGCAGAGGGTGTCGTTATTAAGATTATGAGAAGTAGTAATCATAGATACCTGTATACTATTATTGAATAAAGATTTTTATGCAGTGCTATGGCTTGTTCAAGGGAAACAGCCTTTTTTACCAAGTTATGAACAATTTTCTCAGCTTCTATCAATAAGTTTACGCAGATAAGGTTAAAATTGGAAGAGGAATGTTTTTCATAAGGAAATATTTGCAACGGAGAATAAAATATGCTACAAATCTATTCCTGTCCAGTCCATGAAAAGAAGCAAGGCGGAGAAATGATGGGATGAACCTGAAAACAAATCAGCAAAAGCGCACCTATAAAGTTCTTATAATCATATTTGCAGTTATTATTCTGGTGTTTTGCGTCCTGCCTGTTTGTAACTATTTCCGCGGCAGTACCAAGGACTACGGCAGGTTTTATCAGGCAGGTCAGAGTATGCTTTCTGGTGGAGATATTTATATCAAGGGAGGTGAAACATTCCAGTTCCTGTATCCGCCCACTGCTGCCGTTCTTTATGCCCTTATGAGCATCTTTGGGTTCCTTCCCATGATTATCCTTTTTGTCATGACAAATGCGGCGTTGTGGATTGTGAGTATTTTCTTGTCGGTGTATCTGACTACCGGAAAGATCATGATGCAGCATCCCCTGCTCTATCTCGTGCCAACCGCATGTTGTATCCCGTTTGTCTGGGACATTTTTCAATTGGGACAACCAAATTTGTGGCTGCTGGCGTGCATGCTTGGCGCATTTGTCTGTCTTCAGTTGAAAAAGGAGTGGCCGGCGGGCGTTTTAATCGCATTTGCAGCATCCCTGAAGGCATTTCCCATCCTTGCCCTGGTATATTTGCTCTACCGGCAGCGGTGGAGGGCATCATTGTCTACCGTGGTATTTTTGATCTTTTTTCTCGCCGTGTTACCGATTCCGTTTCGTGGAGTACAACGCAATTTTCAGGATCTTAAAACCTGGACTAATGGCATGGTTTTGCGTTATGATACCGGTTCGATTGCCCAGCGCCCCGGCCGTGGGTACGGCTGGAAGAATCAGTCTCTCATTGCCGTTGCAAACCGGCTGTTGCGCCCGGTGGACGCCTTTCATTCAAAAAGCAATCCCGTTTACGTAAATATAGCAAATCTTGAATTTAAATACCTTAATATCATTATCATTGCCACAGCTATGGGTCTTTGCCTCTTTTATATCGGCTCAATGCCGCGCCCTGCACAGCGAACCCTGCACACCGACTCGATTGAATATGCTATGCTGCTGATATTGATTCTGATCTTTACGCCGTTGTCATTTACGTACTTTTACGTCTGGCTTTTATATCCGCTCATGGTAGCGGTCAATACCCTGTTGTCCCTGACATACCCATCACGGGCAGGAAATCTGGCATTTATCTGGTTTGTAGTATGTCTGCTCCTCCTCAGTTTTATGTTGCCAATACCGGGATTTCGCTGGTTTGCGGCAATCGGCAGTACTTTGGGTGCATGTGTATTATTGCTGGGAGGGCTTGGCTGGAAGCTGCGTCATTCGTGAAAGCCCCTTTCCGGCAGTGTACTCACTCATTGTCATCCGAGCAGTCTGAAAACCCGTAATGAGTTTTAAAAAAATGAATTCAACGACCGCTGTTAACAACACCCGTTTAATAGCAACCGGTATTCTCCTCTTTACCGCCTTTCTCTTCCTGTTCAATATCGGCAAACGGGACTTGTGGGCGCCAGATGAGCCCCGTTATGCACAAGTTTCAAAAGAGATGAGGGATACCGGTAATTTTGTTGTTCCACACCTGAATAGCGCCCCCTATCCGGATAAACCTCCGCTCCTCTTCTGGGTTATTAATCTGTTTTCGCTTCCTTTCGGCAAGATTACCGCATTATCGTCACGCTTGCCCTCTGCCTTTGCAGGGATCGGCTGTTGCCTGGCCATATTTTATTTTGGCAAACGTTTGCACCGAAACACGCGGATTGGACTCCTGTCGGCGCTTATCCTTGCTACCAGCACGAAGTTTCTCTGGATGGCGCATCGCGTTGCATTTGACGTCCTCCTCACGTTTTTCGTGACCATGGCAATCATCTGTTTTCAGAAAGGATATACGGAACAAAAAAATGCGGGACGGTACTATATCTTATTTTATGTATGCATGGCCCTGGGAGTGCTCACCAAAGGGCCTGTTGGCCTTATCCTTCCTTTTGGCGTGGTAGTAACCTATCTCATTCTGAAAAAGGACGTCAAGACATTAAAGGAAACCCAGCCCTGGATAGGGGGAATGCTGTTTGTTTTGATAGTATTTACCTGGGTCTGTATGGCAGGTGTCTACGGCGGCAAGGCCTATACCTACCAGATATTGTTCAACCAGAATGTTGGAAGGTTCGCCAGTTCTTTTGCCCATCAACGGCCATTTTATTACTATTTCATCTATTTTCCGGTCAACTTTTTACCCTGGAGCGTTTTTATTCCAAGCATTGCAATGTTTCTGGCTTCTTCCAAAGGACGGAAAAAGATACGGGATCTTTTGTTGCCTCTCGTTTGGTTTGGAGTCGTTTTCGTTTTCTTTTCAATAGTGTCAGGCAAGAGGGATATCTATGTCCTTCCGTTATATCCCGCGGCATCCCTGCTTACCGCCTGGTTTTTGAATGAATTTATTGAGCAAGTTCGGGAAAAATCTTTTAAAAAAATGGGGTACTATCCGTGCTTTTTTCTCTGTGGCCTATCGCTGGTGTCAGGAATATGTTTGCCGGTTGTGGTATATAGCATTTACCCCCGGTATTTGTCGCTGGCTATTCCTCTTGCCGTTATTCTTTTTTTGGGCGGTATTTTCCTGTTGCGATTGATAAAGCATGCAAGGATAATTCCCTTTCTTTTTATCCTCTTCTTTATGATCCTGATCATATTTAATCTGAGTACCTTGAAGGTGATTCCGGTACTGAATCAGTATAAATCTGCAAGAGAAATTTGCGACAAGGCCAATTCCGTAATAAAACCCGGGGAGCGGTTGGCACTGTACAATTTCTTTCGGGATCCTTACCTGTTCTATACCGACAGAAATTATCTCGAGATCATCCAGGGTGTGGACAACTTGCGGCAATTTCTGAATGGACAAGAACGGGTGTTTCTTTTTATCCAGGAGAAGGATTTCAAGGAAGTTTCAAAATTTTCTGAAATAGCCGTCTTCGCGCTGGCAAAAGACTCTGTTGGGCATAGAGATGTTATCCTTGTCTCAAACAGGGATAAATAACGGTTATGACAGACAATGTTCCTGGAGAACCCTTCTGGTGCGTTTCTCAACAGACACCACCTTTTTATGGTAATTAACTGCTCTTGTAAATCGTCCCGGGAAGAACGGAAGATGCGGATTCTATGTCCCGCTCCGGAAATCCGTTTTGAATTTGACATAAGAATAAAATATGAGTAGTATTACTTTTTTTATAGCTTTTCGATTTTCTGCACTATGGGTATATTCCATATAGACACTGATATCTTGATCGTTGGCGGCGGGGCGGCGGGATGTTTTGCTGCGGTGGAGATTTACAAGAAATCTCCCGGCTGCCGGGTGATTATTATGGAAAAGGCACACATCGAGCGCAGTGGGTGTCTGGCCATGGGGCTGAATGCCATCAATGCATATTTACATGAGGGCCAAACACCTGATTCCTATGTTGCATATGTTGAACGGCAGTTTGAGGGCATTATCAGAAAGGATCTTGTCTACAGCATTGTCCGGGGACTTAATGATGCAGTCAAAGACGTGGAAAAGATGGGGCTGCCCATAGAAAAGAACGAAGATGGCACCTATAAAATGCGCGGGAAACGCAGTATTCGTATTTTTGGCGAACGGTTAAAACCTATCCTTGCGGAGGCCGTGCAAAAAACACCCGCCCGGGTTTTTAATCGTGTTGTGGCAACCAATTTTATTTACGACAATACCCGTGTTTGCGGGGCGTTTGGCTTTGGGATTCGGGATGGCATTTTTTATGCCATCAGGGCAAAAGCCGTTATTGTTGCTACCGGCGGAGCTTCGGGTATCTATAAACCGCATAATGCCGGGGAGGCACGGCATCTTCTGTGGTATTGTCCCTGGAATGCAGGGGCAGGATACGCCATGGGAATCCGGATCGGGGCGGAAATGACGAGTTTTGAGAACCGGTTTATTGCCTTGAGGGTGAAGGATGTGAATGCTCCAACCGGCACGATTGCTGTGGGAGCACGGTCAAAGCAGATTAACGCACGCGGGGAAGACTACCTCGAACAATACTATAAACATTGGGGAGGAAACAAGTGCCTGACACAGCACCGGCTGCTGGCAACCATCGAGGAAAAGAAGCTTGGCCGGGGACCCTGCTATCTGAACACAACCACGTTAACTGAAGAGGAAGAAAGAAGACTCAAGGAAGATTTTTTAAATATGAATCCCCAGATTGTCCTTTTGTGGGCAACAAAAGAAATGAATCCGCGAAAGAAGCCAGTTGAAATCTGTGGCACCGAACCTTTCCTTGTAGGTGGCCACTGTCAGGCGGGTTATTGGATCGATAAAGACAGGCGGACAACGATTCCCGGTCTGTATGCTGCAGGAGAGGTCGCAGGTGGTGCACCAAAAAAATATGTAAGCGGAAGTTGGGTCGAGGCGCGTATTGCGGCGACTACAGCGTTGGAGGATATAAAGGAAGTGCATCTGGTAAATCCGGATGAAGACGCAATCCGGCAGGAAAAGACCAGGGTTCTGCAGCCTTTGTCAAGAAAGACAGGCATATTGCCGTCTGAAGCGCGGGAACGACTTCAAAAGATTATGGATGAATACGCCGGTGGGATCTCCATGAACTATGAACTTCATGAAGAAAGATTGCTGGAGGCAAGGCGATTGCTCACCTGCCTCAAGGATCGCATGAAAGATATGTTGGCCGTGGATCGTTATTCTCTGGTTGAGACATTGGAATGCATTGACCGGGTTGATGTCGCACGGGTATTGGTAGAACACCTGATCTATCGCAAGGAAACAAGATGGGCATGCTATCAGACCCGACTGGATTATCCGGAGAAAGACAACAACCGCTGGCTTACGTTTGTAAATTCTGTCTATAATCCGAAGACGGACGAGACGCTCATGATAGAAAGGCCCTTGTGCGCATGAGTATCTTTATTGACGAAACTATCTGTAACGGGTGCAAAGGGTTAGCCGAGGCGCGATGTGAACGTATCTGTCCGGGCGATCTGTGCTATCGTAAAGAAAACACGAAGGCAGCGATTCGTGACCAGTCGGCTTGCTGGACATGTGCCGGTTGCGTAAAGGAATGCCCGGTACAGGCAATTGAGTTGAGACTTCCTTTCCAGATCTGCAGTAACGGTTCTTCCCTGAAAGCGCGGTTAAAACACGACAAAACGACGTGGACGATCTGGGATGCCGAAGGACATCAGGAAAATTTTATTATTCAGGCAAGATGTTTGAAAGGAGATTAAGGAAAGATGGTTAAAAATATTGCACCGCATGGGGGAAAGCTTATTCAGCGGGTTGTATCCATGGAACAACGGGAAATACTCCTGGATAAGGCAACTCATTATGACATGAAAAAAATCCAGTTGAATTCCCGCGAGATGTCAGACCTCGATATGATTGCCGTTGGGGCGATGAGTCCCCTGGAAGGATTTATGTGCAAAGCAGATTATGACAACGTTGTGGACAATATGCGATTGGCGAACGGCCTGCCCTGGTCAATCCCGATTGTCCTCTCAGCAACAAAAGAAGAGACCGAAGGCCTCAAACCAGGCAAGGATGTAGCTTTGACAGATCAGGCCAACGAAGTAATTGCAATTTTACACCTGGAAGAGATATTTCACCACGATAAACATAAGGAATCATTAGAGGTTTATGGGGTTGATGACAGAAAACATCCCGGAGTGGATTATGTCTATAACATGGCCGAATACCTTCTTGGTGGCAAAGTAAGTGTGGTCAACCGGACAAAACCTTCTGATTTTTCCTTATACCGGCTGGACCCGCAGGAGACGAGGGATACCTTCGTAAAAAGAGGGTGGAGACGCGTGGTGGGTTTCCAGACGCGGAATCCCGTCCACCGCGCCCATGAATACATCCAGAAATGCGCTCTGGAGATTGTGGACGCCATCCTGCTGCACCCTCTCGTAGGGGAAACAAAAAGTGATGATGTGCCGGCGGATGTCAGGATCAGGAGTTATGAAGTTCTTTTGCAGAACTATTACCCAAAGGACAGGGCTATGCTGGCTGTTTTCCCGGCTGCAATGCGGTACGCCGGACCAAGAGAGGCTGTCTTTCATGCGATTGTGAGAAAAAATTATGGCTGTACCCATTTCATTGTGGGGCGGGACCATGCAGGTGTCGGGAGTTACTACGGAACATTTGACGCACATTATATCTTTGATGAATTTGATCCGCAGGAGATAGGAATCACGCCCTTGTTTTTTGATCATACCTTCTATTGCAAAGCGTGCAACGGCATGGCTTCTTATAAGACGTGTCCCCATGATTCATCCAATCACGTCATCCTGAGTGGTACAGAAGTCAGAAAAATGCTTGGTGCGGGACAAGCGCCGCCTCCAACGTTCACAAGGGCGGAGATCGCAAAGGTGCTGAGTGATTATTATCAGAAATTGAAATAGCATTTTCAGAGAAATATTTGACAATTTTCGGCAAAATATTTTTTATTAAGCCTTGTGTTCCGCATTGGATAATGTTTGAAAGCAGCTTTTAAGGCAGCCCAACTTTTGATTGCAGAGGAATTCAATATCGAATATCGAACAAGGAACAACGAATACTGAAGGACGGGAAAACTTCATTATTCGAAAGTCCCTGTTCGATATTTATAATTCAATACACCGTAAAGTGGATCCGACCTACCTGTGCCTCTTATGGAAAACTCCGGGAGGAAGAGAGGGCTTTTTTAAAGCCCTTTTGCAACGGCAATTCCTCTGGTCGCAACAAATGACTTCGTGGTAATAAGGTCCTGATCGTCACGCGCAACGATCGTTACCACATTAGGTCCTTCTTTTAAGGGAAGGGTGGTTTGAATTTCAAACTTATTTAATTCTTTTAGGGTTGGGTTCTTATTGGACTTAAAAAAGACCTTATCGTTGTTAATCAGGATATAGGCATGCTTTACCCGGATATCATCTTCGATGACGGCTGAGAACGGCAACTGATCGTTTCCCATCAACGCTTTTGATACGGTTTGGCTCAGGGTAATTGTTGGTGGTATACGCTGGAGAAAAGGCTCTAGCGTGCTTGGTGCACTTCGCGATTCGGATAACTCCTGAATGTCTTTTGCCGATACCCAACCGTACCGGTTATCCGGAAGCGTTACGCGGAACCAATCAGAATTTTTTGCGTTTGCCATTAAAACGGTTCCCTCTTTCATCATTGACAGCACCGGAGAATCAAATGACATCCCTCCATACAGTGGCGTGTAATTTTTCCTTACCTTCAGAAGACCGGAAGCTTGGGTGATTTTCGGCTTGTTTGCAACAACAGGGAACGTTAGCTTGCTGGTTAATAACGTTCCGAAGATCATATCGGAAATAATCATATCCATACTGAACTTGTCCGACGACACCGTTTCTTTTATAAAAAATGAGAGGGATGCCTCTTTTCTTTCTCCCGGATTGAGCGCACCTAACTCTGCCCTGCCATTTTTTACAA from Candidatus Brocadia sp. includes these protein-coding regions:
- a CDS encoding glycosyltransferase, which produces MNDKNSLVSVIVPTYNSARFLPESVGSILAQTYHPYEIIVVDDGSTDNTKEVLRPFMQRIKCIHLEQNKGSPTARNIGIQAARGAYIAFIDGDDLWFPEKLQTDIGHFSQHPDISMVYSKHLNIDEKGVVSDDAVKKRLPSGKIFIQLFSEQNFILTSSVVVRKEVFETTGLFDEQLFNCQDWDMWLRIAFSFQVAGINKPLVKYRHNPGSLSKNRENVLKYQKQVIDKTYTAFKDTTCGISEKLYQKRLASHHAKAGRYYARTGKKRLAHENFRLSLKHDPLNLRTLRYYFQCW
- a CDS encoding DUF2029 domain-containing protein, which gives rise to MNLKTNQQKRTYKVLIIIFAVIILVFCVLPVCNYFRGSTKDYGRFYQAGQSMLSGGDIYIKGGETFQFLYPPTAAVLYALMSIFGFLPMIILFVMTNAALWIVSIFLSVYLTTGKIMMQHPLLYLVPTACCIPFVWDIFQLGQPNLWLLACMLGAFVCLQLKKEWPAGVLIAFAASLKAFPILALVYLLYRQRWRASLSTVVFLIFFLAVLPIPFRGVQRNFQDLKTWTNGMVLRYDTGSIAQRPGRGYGWKNQSLIAVANRLLRPVDAFHSKSNPVYVNIANLEFKYLNIIIIATAMGLCLFYIGSMPRPAQRTLHTDSIEYAMLLILILIFTPLSFTYFYVWLLYPLMVAVNTLLSLTYPSRAGNLAFIWFVVCLLLLSFMLPIPGFRWFAAIGSTLGACVLLLGGLGWKLRHS
- a CDS encoding glycosyltransferase yields the protein MSTPKRPENRFVAQVRTDRIHLMQGLQKRDGIGSLIKNRRLILQSIRQVKPDVIHFFRERDLATLPGNSKNFVKVFSSLKSAYPGRLKRILWNTANIITVFQKKLHDELLRNSGKVVYIKPWLDLQQIPAHHQNVRPAFGLHAEDFVVGLVMRVQPYRRFDLIIETAKLVKESKKRIKFLLFGKGPYLQKLVMDPLKKYGLEAVIIPGGYRKDDYWDALYSFDIMLYTVAGSDGTARALRQCQAIGKPIVCLHDDFMQEIVHDGVNGFVVRHDPAEIMKKIDALYSERNMLIDFSKRSEHQGKTYDLNKIGQEIYALYESTLRRKI
- a CDS encoding glycosyltransferase family 2 protein, which produces MLRWVTSRLLNFSFYPFSMIALNFIIINWNTRQLLLDCISSVYTTVTGLKYQIYVVDNGSQDESIKAVHDQFPRVCVIENRENRGFAAAVNQALEKNSTADAYSVLLNTDTLLQRGAISEMYSFMEQHKDAGIAGAQLQKPDGTRQHSYDNYPTLATELFNKSLLRWLFPKKYPSKKAQATQPVEVESVIGACMMIRNKAIEDVGKLDEAYFFFLEETDWCYRMQKAGWKVYHIPDARVIHLGGQSKKRAPWQSQVEYCRSLYLFFRKNRSAFSYLMLRIFYLVKISLNLAVNAVGNVLLFFQNKKLRYRLSIYYKLFLWHLFLCPDGMGLKPPNSNNKWQEKIHHSSR
- the miaB gene encoding tRNA (N6-isopentenyl adenosine(37)-C2)-methylthiotransferase MiaB, with product MITTSHNLNNDTLCKTVFFETFGCQMNKLDAELSLGLLQEDGYKIVDAVDEADVILFNTCSVRQHAEDKVYSHLGALKTLKKKRPEVIVGVLGCMAQKDGEAIFKRMPHVDLVCGTRMFSRLPELILNIRNHGSHVLAIDEDHIVNVKRAVAYRPNRYQAFVTVMRGCDNYCSYCIVPYVRGREISRTIADVKEEVQSLVSNGCKEITLLGQNINSYGKGLPGGVTLGDLLSELDDLAGLERIRFVTSHPADMSRDLIRTISRLGKVCEHLHMPAQSGSDQILARMRRGYSVSYYRDLISYARELIPHIMVASDFIVGFPGETDADFQETVRLMEEIRFQNCFIFKYSPRTGTKAAGLKDDVSDEIKRARNMKLLELQKGISLEENKKLIGRVVQVLAEGASKSDTNKLSGRTRQNHIVVFNGSLDFVGRLVNVLIHEATDLTLFGTLTR
- a CDS encoding glycosyltransferase family 9 protein gives rise to the protein MVKTKKKRGGLWRKHPFPYYLNKKIRGLLMRTINLFLGEVRKEKVSLPGEEIKKILLVRINFRIGNAILAIPAISIFQKNFPHARIDFAGAPVSGVLYQHLPVNQRYSITRKFPGILWSYFSLLYKIRSMKYDLAVDVSCSQSMTSSLVVGFSGARIRAGSQGKWDYWFTISVPRPAETNKYKVLPVFFRTMGMETQQILPQLILSPEEKAKGKGKVMALIELNHVPIVGVFVGGRKSKGKKWPVENFLELITTLRAQGMRVIVFFGPDEKELMVLFRQSLGKDVPLVFESSLRIFASMVAHCNLFIACDSGPMHLSCALGVRTIALFLKGNFHHWGPPPEIAHIIYRTEGIRVEDIVEVAVAEVGNVTPS